gatgtaacattcttttatttttgatgtgttgCAGCTGTTATGATAGAAATAATGTTACATCCCCAGTGTTctagaaaacagtaaattaaaaacTAACTGTTCTTTATTTATTCGTTTCTTTTTGAAAACTAAACAGGAGACAGGAAAACGAATAACCGTGATTCCTTATTTAATATAAACTGCCTgaaagggtcaaaggtcaggtgTTCCTGTTTTTACACAGTAATGAGGAAACAGCTTGGATTTCTTTGTTAGAATTAGAAAGCGTTGACCATGAAGTACCCCGGCCCAGTATGATAACAGTCTACATAGGTGTGGAACGTTCCGGCCGTTCCTGTGGATCCGACCAAAGAGACTAACGACCCTCAGAGTCCGTGACGGGACAGACCGAGCGTCTGTAAACTGTGAGTCCTAGAATGACGAGGTGTTGTCTCTGTGCTCAGGTCAGGTTGAACTCAGGTGATCAGAGAACAGGTTCTCTGTTCCTGCGGAGGATGGAGCGGCCGCACGGCCCCGGGTCTGTCAGCGGCCGCCGTCTGCCGGAGGTCAGGGCGGTCAGGAGGAATGAAGCAGAGAGGAGAAGTCTTTAACCCTCCTGCTCAGCTCCTCCAGCTGGTGCTCTGAAAACCAACACAATAAGGACGAATATGAGCAACGTTCAACAAAAAAGTCCTGAAATCCATCTTCTACATGGAGCTGCtgagataaaaatgtctgtaaatgtCAGTGACTGTAAACATGGTGGGGGTCTGGGACGGTCCGAGAACCACAGAGATTAGAGCGGTTTGCTCTCAAACTCTGAGCCGTCAGATAAAACCCAGAGATTTAGTTTAGACATGTCCTAAAATGGATTTATGTTAGTTTTCACTGCGCCTCTGCTGCTAACAACAACATCTACAAGGAACTTTAGAAgcatgacaacatgagggagaaaagctgttcaagaGGCACAGCTAGCCTCCTAGCTGGTGACTAACTGGTCCTCATTCATTCTGATCAGCACATAGAGACCCCAGTCCAGagtcagagagacagagagaggatgaCTGTTGTTAGAGTCAGAGGATAAGAAAGCACATCTCATCATTTCAGCCctgataaaaatgcatttttaaagaaattatttcacatttttgctgatttgtAGCAAACACTCAGCGATGACAAAATCTCCACAGTCAAAGAGAACGTCACTAACCTAGTGCTCGTTTCTCTCCGCGGCTCCAGTATCGAGGCTGAGTCTTCAGCTGGTGCACTTCCTCTCTGACGGACATGGATGCTTCTGAAACTTCCTTAATCATCTCCAGCTCCtggaacacaaaaacaaacaggtaaGAGGCCGCGGCATCGCCGGCGTTCTTCATTAACAGATATGCAGAGCGGTCCTCGTACGGTGACGAAGGCCAGCAGCagctggtgaactctctggaaCACGCCGGTCTCTGTGCTGAAGGTCGGCGGGTCTCTGCTGCAGTACGACCTCAGGTCTGAGCTGTAGACGTGGCTGAATGTCGACATCAGCTGCTGGAGGTCACACGCCGCCACACGCAGCGAGCTCGGGGAGAAGACGCCCGGACTCTGAGCGTCGTCGTTCAGGAAGTCGCACTGAGGAGAACacagtgaagaagaagaagatggtTAACGTGAACGTGTAAAGGTGGTTGTGTAAACGTGATGGCGTAAACATGGTCGTGTAAACATTGTCCTGTAAACGTGGTTGTGTAAACATGAATGTGTAAATGTAGTCGTGTAAACGTAGTCctgtaaacatgaacatgtaaacgTGGTCGTGTAAACGTAGTCGTGTAAACATGAATGTGTAAATGTAGTCATGTAAACGTAGTCgtgtaaacatgaacatgtaaacgTGGTTGTGTAAACGTGGTCGTGTAAACATGAACTTGTAAACGTGGTCGTGTAAACATGAACTTGTAAACGTGGTTGtgtaaatgtatttgtgtaaacatgaacatgtaaacgTGGTCgtgtaaacatgaacatgtaaacgTGGTCGTGTAAACGTAGTCGTGTAAACATGAATGTGTAAATGTAGTCGTGTAAACGTAGTCGTGTAAACATAGTCGTGTAAATGTGGTCgtgtaaacatgaacatgtaaacatGGTTGTGTAAACGTGGTCGTGTAAACATGAACTTGTAAACGTGGTTGTGTAAACGTAGTCgtgtaaacatgaacatgtaaacgTGGTCGTGTAAACGTAGTCGTGTAAACATGAATGTGTAAATGTAGTCATGTAAACGTAGTCgtgtaaacatgaacatgtaaacgTGGTTGTGTAAACGTGGTCGTGTAAACATGAACTTGTAAACGTGGTCGTGTAAACATGAACTTGTAAACGTGGTTGTGTAAACGTATTTgtgtaaacatgaacatgtaaacgTGGTCGTGTAAACGAAGTCGTGTAAACATGAATGTGTAAATGTAGTCGTGTAAACGTAGTCGTGTAAACATAGTCGTGTAAATGTGGTCgtgtaaacatgaacatgtaaacatGGTTGTGTAAACGTGGTCGTGTAAACATGAACTTGTAAACGTGGTTGTGTAAACGTAGTCGTGTAAACATGAATGTGTAAATGTAGTCGTGTAAACGTGGTTGTGTAGACGTGGTCATGTAAACGTGGTTGTGTAAATGTAGTCGTGTAAACATGAACGTGTAAACGTGGTCGTGTAAATGTGGTCGTGTAAACGTGGTCGTGTAAACGTGGTTGTGTAAACGTAGTCGTGTAAACATGAACGTGTAAACGTGGTCGTGTAAACATGAATGTGTAAATGTAGTCGTGTAAACGTGGTTGTGTAAACGTGGTCGTGTAAACGTCATCGTGTAAATGTGGTCGTGTTAACGTGGTCATGTAAACGTGGTCGTGTAAACATGAAGATGTAAACATGGTCGTGTAAACGTGTTCgtgtaaacatgaacatgtaaacgTGGTTGTGTAAATGTGGTCGTGTAAACGTCATTGTGTAGAAGTGATTGTGTAAACGTGGTCGTGTAAATGTGGTCGTGTAAACGTCATTGTGTAAAAGTGATTGTGTAAATGTGGTGGGTAATGGCGTGGTGCGTGTAAATGTAATTGGTGTAATGGCGTGGTGGTGTAAATGTGGTGTATGGCGTGGTCGTGTAAACGTGGTCGTGTAAACGTAGTCGTGTAAACATGAACGTGTAAACATGGTCGTGTAAATGTGGTCGTGTAAACGTGGTTGTGTAAACGTGGTTGTGTAAACGTGGTCGTGTAAATGTGGTCGTGTAAACGTGGTTGTGTAAACGTGGTCGTGTAAATGTGGTCGTGTAAACGTGGTTGTGTAAACGTGGTTGTGTAAACGTAGTCGTGTAAACATGAATGTGTAAATGTAGTGGTGGCGTGGTGGGTAAACGTGGTGCGTGGTGGTGTAAATGTGGTCGGCGTGGTCCTGTGGCGTGGTTGTGTAAACATggatgtgtaaatgtgtgtaaacGTGGTTGTGTAAACGTAGTCGTGTAAACATGAATGTGTAAATGTAGTCGTGTAAACGTGGTCGTGTAAACGTGGTCGTGTAAACGTGGTCGTGTAAATGTGGTCGTGTAAACGTGGTCCTGTAAACGTGGTTGTGTAAACATGAATGTGTAAATGTAGTCGTGTAAAGGTGGTCgtgtaaacatgaacatgtaaacgTGGTCgtgtaaacatgaacatgtaaacatggtcgtgtaaacatgaacatgtaaacgTGGTTgtgtaaacatgaacatgtaaacatggtcgtgtaaacatgaacatgtaaacgTGGTCGggtaaacatgaacatgtaaacgTGGTGttgtaaacatgaacatgtaaacgTGGTTgtgtaaacatgaacatgtaaacatggtcgtgtaaacatgaacatgtaaacgTGGTTgtgtaaacatgaacatgtaaacatggttgtgtaaacatgaacatgtaaacgTGTTCGTGTaaacataaacatgtaaacGTGCTCGTGTAAACGTGGTCGTGTaaacataaacatgtaaacGTGGTCGTGTAAACGTGGTCATGTAAACGTGGTCGTGTaaacataaacatgtaaacGTGCTCGTGTAAACGTGGTCatgtaaacatgaacatgtaaacgTGTTCGTGTAAACATGGTCGTGTAAATGTGGTCGTGTAAACGTGGTCGTGTaaacataaacatgtaaacGTGGTCGTGTAAACGTGGTCATGTAAACGTGGTCGTGTaaacataaacatgtaaacGTGCTCGTGTAAACGTGGTCatgtaaacatgaacatgtaaacgTGGTCgtgtaaacatgaacatgtaaacgTGGTCgtgtaaacatgaacatgtaaacgTGGTGttgtaaacatgaacatgtaaacatggtcgtgtaaacatgaacatgtaaacgTGGTCGggtaaacatgaacatgtaaacgTGGTTgtgtaaacatgaacatgtaaacgTGGTCgtgtaaacatgaacatgtaaacgTGGTCGggtaaacatgaacatgtaaacgTGGTGttgtaaacatgaacatgtaaacgTGGTTgtgtaaacatgaacatgtaaacatggtcgtgtaaacatgaacatgtaaacgTGGTTgtgtaaacatgaacatgtaaacatggttgtgtaaacatgaacatgtaaacgTGTTCGTGTaaacataaacatgtaaacGTGCTCGTGTAAACGTGGTCGTGTaaacataaacatgtaaacGTGGTCGTGTAAACGTGGTCATGTAAACGTGGTCGTGTaaacataaacatgtaaacGTGGTCGTGTaaacataaacatgtaaacGTGGTCCGTAAACGTGGTCATGTAAACGTGGTCGTGTaaacataaacatgtaaacGTGCTCGTGTAAACGTGGTCatgtaaacatgaacatgtaaacgTGTTCGTGTAAACATGGTCGTGTAAATGTGGTCGTGTAAACGTGGTCGTGTAAACATAAACGTGTAAACGTGGTCGTGTAAACGTGGACGTGTAAACGTGGTCGTGTAAACGTGGACGTGTAAACGGCTCTGAGTGTTGGTCATGTTCAGACTGATAGCTCGGTTTATCCTCAGCATGGATTGATAATCTGATTATTGATTAGTCTTACCTCtgactgcagctgctgcagagccGACTGAGCCTGCTGTAAGAGAGCGCCGACATCCGCCACCTCTTCTTCTCTGCCCGCTTTACAGGATGACTTTGGGATTTTCCTCGATGTTCTGTGAGGAAGACCAGCAGAAGCGAGACGTTTTGAAAACAGATCTTGAAGTTCTGATATCATTCTAGTGAATACCAAACACAGCGATCCCTGTTTGGGTACCGTGGAAATCCTAGACTCAATTATTGATTGTTCTATTGTCTTCAGTTCTCAAACATCCCTGGCAGACTCCTGATCCTTGTCTAGATGACACAGCAACGTTGGAGATATTTCAGAAAAGGTCGACCAGTGGTCATGTGAGACGGCGTACCTGATGTGTGCGGGCCAGGGGTTGAACGAGGGTTCGAGCATCTGTGAGAGGAGGGGCAGATTCTCTGCAGCGTAGAGCTCGTTCAGAAGCATCTCTGCGTCCGTCCGCTGTCCGCCAGACGTTCCACATCCTGGGACTAACGTCAGGAGCTGCTCCAGAAACTGCAGCTGTCTGAGAGGGCTGGCATTGCCCTGGAGGATGGCATCAGTTAAACACTTTAATTTCCTTACATGTGGAGTTTAATCCAGTTTCATCAGTTTGTACGGTCGGGCTCACCTTGATCAGCTCCAGGTCGTCTGCTTTGCAGAGCATCAGCTCGTGTCCGAGTGCAGCCATGTCTGTTGGTACAGAAGCAAAGATCAGCAGAGAAGCTCTGGTTGTGCTCTCATTCTCAGGGTTTCAGCAGGAGGAAGGTTATTCTGAGTTACCTTTGGTTAAACTCTCAGGCTCTTTGGCTCTCACTGACCTCGCCTTCGAGTTCCCAAAGTTTGGGTGAATACTGTGAGGACGACACAGAGCAGGATGTTAAATCAGGATATCTATGAGAGAATGAGAGTGATGCTCCACGGAGGTTCCTCTACCTGCTGCAGATCCAGGCCAGGATGTCGATACGATGCTGAGACGGAGaacacagcagctgcaggatGCTGTCTGCTTCCTGGAGGAACAAACCCTCCACCAGAGGGCAGCACGCAGCCTACACAAAGACAGAGTTAGGGTTGAAAACAGGGGAAAAGAATGTTGTACTCATGTAAAACTACAGTTACCCTGATCCAAATTCACCTCAGTTTTAGAAAAATTACTGCTCAATAACTCTACTCAAGaaaatttaatgtaatttgaCGTTTATTCAAATACAGAGTAGTTTCCTTTGGAAAGGAATGTTTGTGCTGAgtaaaaaatatacagaatCAGCCGGAGTATTTAAAGCCGacagattttaaatctgataTCGGAAATCCTAAATAAAGAAAGAGCAGATTCCCATTTATTGtttaagaaaaggaaaacaaacatggaaaaacCTGTCCTCTGTCCTTTTAGCAGATTAAACTgggaattaaaaaagaaaaaaaaaagaccagttACTCATTTTCTGTTTCTACTTTTCCAAAGAGAAATTATTAATTAAAttaagattattattttttaatctttgtttttgtgttctgataaaaagaaagatcaaagaacagaacacagatgatgtaacattcttttctttCACAACCCTTGCACCAGGTCACAAATATAGgaagaaaagaatgttacattacCATTCTTTGAGCTTCCTTTTTATctgaacacaaaaataaaataaaataagaaataaacagCTGTAAGTTTATTCATTTCTTTCTGGGGAAACTACCGAAAACATTTAACGGTTTTTATTCCCAGTTTAATCTGAGCTTTCTGAAAGGGCCAAGGGTCGGGTTTCCCTCCATATttaagttttcctgttttttaaacagtaaCTGAGGAAACAGCCTGTTCCTTCATTTAATATtggccatttcaaaataaaagtccgtTAGCCGTAAATACAGTGACCTTTTCAGTTTCTGAACTTTCTTTAGTTTAgctggtttttattttcacccCTGGAATAAAGCTTTCAGcgactaaaactgtaaaaaagaaaCTTCCTCCGTATAAACGTTGACCgcatttctgtttaaatgttcagaaaataaaaactttagtAGTAGTGGAGCAGAGCAGGgattctcaacattggggtcggaaccccattgggggtcgcgagacattgagagggggtctccagatgccttaaaaaaactagtaatattttttaatatacactgttgctactttacaccagtttgTCCAGATTtcaacctgttttcatcactttttaccaccaattttgccaattaaaacccattttttgtcagttttaaacccgtcccactttttttcctgccatttctaaaccaaatcttgcaactctccaCCTATCATTGCCTCTGTTAACCTAATACTGCCACCAtcaacccctctttaccactttttatgccacatttctCAAtttaatatgcacatttttgccagtttaacctacttctgccaatttctgccctttttggacagtttatatcaatttttcatccaatttcaccaaatttcaaactatttttgctactttaatgccatttgagccttttttttctcactttcatCCATTAaaaaccatttctgctacttttaaactccagtttcaccacctttcccagcatattttgccattattaaacccattttagctatttttaatgcattttaatcctgtttaagagggctacttactgcaCTAATGAATTAGAGaggtatttgtttctttgattagagAGGTTATGGTAAAATACCGCAGCCTAACTAGTGGACCCCCCCCCCAGTGGTCAGCCTGGTCTCCACGTGACTATGCTAGAAGCTTCCTGGCTGTTCAGCCAGCCTCAGGTCCAGCCTCAGGTCCAGCGGGgctccccggtctctggcaccttcgtTTTGGGGGTCGCAGACTGAGACCCCCTGGACAGTTTGGAGGAGTGCTGGATGTAAACACCATCACCgataaaacataaaaccacGTCAACATAAATGACAGGCTGTACGCCACCTACACCCTCATATTTACCACAACAGTTTCTGATTTTACCTGCAAACATGAATAAACTTGTCGAGCTAGCTCTTCCTCCTTCGAAGCACCCGCCATTTTCCAAACAAACTTTCTTCTTCGGTGGTGTTTATTGTTGGTTGACCGGCCTGTTCAGAGACGCTTCACTGCCACCTTCTGGACATGAATGGAATAGGAGATTTAACAGGAAACGggacaaaatgtctttaaatcagtaaaagatTAATTCAAgtaaacatttccaaaaatcAGCTAGCCCTACTGATAGCATCTTAATAACTGATCAGCAGTCATATTAACACAGAAAGTCCTGATCAGCCAAATGTGGGCCAGCTGCCACTCAGTGTCAGACTTTCctccaataaaaacaataaaactctGCTCTTAAACTCAAAGCCTGCATCATCATCAGTGTTTTAGGTCTCATGAATTcgacattttctttaaattcaggGCGAGAAACGGAGAAAGACAGAAACCCTAAAAGAGTCCCAAATACACCcgacattaaaaacattatttcctttcaaaatacagaaacttaaaaaaaatccaaacactcTGAAAATTAAGGCAGCCATG
This window of the Cheilinus undulatus linkage group 11, ASM1832078v1, whole genome shotgun sequence genome carries:
- the haus7 gene encoding HAUS augmin-like complex subunit 7 is translated as MAGASKEEELARQVYSCLQAACCPLVEGLFLQEADSILQLLCSPSQHRIDILAWICSSIHPNFGNSKARSVRAKEPESLTKDMAALGHELMLCKADDLELIKGNASPLRQLQFLEQLLTLVPGCGTSGGQRTDAEMLLNELYAAENLPLLSQMLEPSFNPWPAHIRTSRKIPKSSCKAGREEEVADVGALLQQAQSALQQLQSECDFLNDDAQSPGVFSPSSLRVAACDLQQLMSTFSHVYSSDLRSYCSRDPPTFSTETGVFQRVHQLLLAFVTELEMIKEVSEASMSVREEVHQLKTQPRYWSRGEKRALEHQLEELSRRVKDFSSLLHSS